Proteins co-encoded in one Saprospira grandis genomic window:
- the hemW gene encoding radical SAM family heme chaperone HemW → MSALYIHIPFCKQACHYCNFHFSTSLKYKGQMLEAISKELLLQKNYLQGAELQSVYFGGGTPSLLSAAEINQLWSIIETHYPLGPNMEVTLEANPDDMGLDKLRSYKLHTPINRLSIGLQSFLPEELSYMNRAHSAEEAENCLANALAVGFNQLSVDLIYGGPFLSDEDWRKTIRKLFSFQVPHLSAYALTLEPNTPLEHLIRRKKLPTLDEDKAARHFEILLEECQLHNYEQYEISNFCRNEQYAQHNSAYWKSRPYLGIGPSAHSFNGHSRQWNIAHNMKYIKALENNELLFEIEELSPTEQFNELLMTRLRTKWGLSLLEVEQRWGTATKTQLLQTIQPFIQDDLAQLQNEHVYLSNAGKLLSDHIIAELFLEDIPA, encoded by the coding sequence CCACTTCTCTACTTCCCTAAAATATAAAGGGCAGATGCTTGAAGCCATCAGCAAAGAGCTGCTCCTGCAAAAAAATTATCTCCAAGGCGCCGAACTGCAGTCGGTCTATTTTGGCGGAGGAACCCCCTCCCTGCTCTCCGCCGCCGAGATTAACCAACTCTGGTCCATTATCGAAACACATTACCCCCTCGGCCCAAATATGGAGGTCACCCTAGAGGCTAATCCAGATGATATGGGCCTCGATAAACTCCGAAGCTATAAGTTACATACGCCTATCAATCGCCTCAGCATCGGCCTGCAGTCCTTTTTGCCCGAAGAACTGAGCTATATGAACCGCGCCCACTCCGCAGAAGAAGCCGAAAACTGCCTGGCCAACGCCCTGGCCGTGGGCTTCAACCAACTTTCTGTAGATCTTATCTATGGCGGCCCTTTCCTCTCCGATGAGGATTGGCGAAAAACAATCCGAAAACTCTTCTCCTTTCAGGTCCCTCACCTCTCCGCCTATGCCCTCACCCTAGAACCCAATACCCCCCTCGAGCATCTTATCCGACGAAAGAAGTTGCCCACCCTAGATGAAGATAAAGCCGCCCGACATTTCGAAATCCTCCTCGAAGAATGCCAACTTCACAACTATGAGCAGTATGAGATTTCTAATTTCTGCCGCAATGAACAGTATGCCCAACATAATTCGGCTTACTGGAAAAGTCGCCCATATCTCGGCATCGGCCCCTCAGCCCATAGCTTCAATGGCCATAGCCGACAATGGAATATCGCTCATAATATGAAGTATATTAAGGCCCTAGAAAATAATGAATTGCTCTTCGAAATAGAGGAGCTCTCCCCCACAGAACAATTTAATGAGCTGCTCATGACCCGCCTGCGCACCAAATGGGGCCTCTCGCTCTTAGAGGTGGAACAACGCTGGGGAACAGCCACTAAAACTCAATTGCTGCAAACTATCCAACCCTTTATTCAAGATGATTTGGCCCAGCTCCAAAATGAACATGTCTACCTCAGCAATGCAGGCAAACTCCTTAGCGACCATATTATTGCCGAGCTGTTTTTAGAGGATATTCCTGCCTAG
- a CDS encoding aminoacyl-histidine dipeptidase — protein MSQKVAELAPKALWEAFSQLNAVPRPSKKEEAVCAFMREYVSKLGLVAEEDEVGNILVRKPATAGLEDRPTILLQSHLDMVHQKNADTDFDFSSQGIEMYVEGDWVKAKGTTLGADNGIGVAAIMALLASTDIPHPPLEALFTIDEETGMTGALGLGPNWLKSDYLLNLDTEDDKELTIGCAGGVDISVAGSYTPMALGAEEDLALKISLKGLSGGHSGMDIIKGLGNANLLLARVLRALSPLSLAQFDGGGLRNAIPREAWAIVVLPKAEAAQCKEQLAALEAELKAEYASTDPGLSLTAEEVALPAIKLGEAEQKALLSAVLATPNGIFRMSPEIEGLVQTSNNLARLLVKNGEYSVLCLCRSSVDTEKWALAESIEGLYELLGADTQLSGSYPGWEPLPASSLVDQMRQLFLDRFEEEPDVNACHAGLECGILGRHYPEMQMISFGPNIRGAHSPDERVQISSVQKFWAYLLDALGQLK, from the coding sequence ATGAGTCAGAAAGTAGCAGAATTGGCCCCAAAAGCATTATGGGAGGCCTTTAGTCAGCTAAATGCGGTGCCTCGGCCCTCTAAAAAAGAGGAGGCAGTATGTGCATTTATGCGTGAATATGTATCCAAATTGGGATTAGTGGCCGAGGAGGATGAAGTCGGGAATATTTTGGTCCGAAAGCCAGCCACAGCAGGTCTAGAGGACCGTCCTACTATTCTTTTGCAGAGCCATTTGGACATGGTACATCAGAAGAATGCGGATACCGACTTTGATTTTTCAAGTCAGGGGATCGAGATGTATGTAGAGGGGGATTGGGTAAAGGCCAAGGGCACCACCTTGGGGGCAGATAATGGCATTGGCGTGGCGGCTATTATGGCCCTATTGGCCAGTACGGATATTCCGCATCCGCCTTTGGAGGCCCTATTTACCATAGATGAAGAGACGGGGATGACGGGTGCTTTGGGCTTGGGCCCCAACTGGTTAAAGTCAGACTACTTGCTCAATCTGGACACAGAAGACGACAAAGAATTGACCATTGGTTGTGCTGGTGGGGTAGATATCTCGGTAGCGGGCAGCTATACGCCTATGGCCCTAGGGGCAGAGGAAGACTTGGCCCTAAAAATCAGTTTGAAAGGCTTGAGTGGTGGACATTCTGGGATGGATATTATTAAGGGTTTGGGCAATGCCAACCTATTATTGGCCCGTGTTCTTCGGGCGCTTTCTCCCTTGTCTTTGGCCCAATTTGATGGGGGAGGATTGCGCAATGCAATTCCCCGAGAGGCCTGGGCTATTGTGGTTTTGCCCAAGGCAGAAGCGGCCCAATGCAAAGAACAGTTAGCCGCTTTGGAGGCCGAGCTCAAGGCGGAATATGCCAGCACTGACCCAGGCCTTAGCCTCACTGCAGAGGAGGTAGCTCTACCGGCTATCAAGTTGGGAGAAGCGGAGCAAAAAGCCCTATTATCGGCGGTATTGGCTACGCCCAACGGCATCTTCAGAATGAGTCCCGAGATCGAGGGCTTGGTCCAAACCTCTAATAACTTGGCCCGTTTGCTGGTCAAAAATGGGGAATACAGTGTGCTTTGTCTTTGTCGCAGCTCCGTAGACACGGAGAAATGGGCTTTGGCCGAGAGCATAGAGGGATTGTATGAACTATTGGGGGCCGACACGCAGTTGTCGGGCAGTTATCCGGGTTGGGAGCCTTTGCCGGCTTCTAGTTTGGTGGACCAAATGCGTCAGCTTTTCCTTGATCGTTTTGAGGAGGAGCCTGATGTGAATGCCTGTCATGCGGGTTTGGAGTGTGGTATTTTGGGCCGTCATTACCCGGAGATGCAGATGATTTCTTTTGGGCCCAACATTCGGGGGGCGCATTCTCCTGATGAGCGGGTACAGATCAGTTCGGTACAGAAATTCTGGGCTTATTTGCTAGATGCTTTAGGGCAGTTGAAGTAG
- a CDS encoding acyltransferase has protein sequence METQQAKAPLIWALAASLGSGLLLAFSLSTYSILLTAFFAFIPLLWLSRRQSFWPFVGFSILSNLLTFGLLAPQAIETASLPMGLFSWAFVSLLFSIPWAMLWLIHHRHNAKLGYWAFVSSYLALEWMQGQFSGHWAGWQLGSLPLLFGNSWQALTVVGTGGASLWILSLNIQWFRFLFPAQAKSRKGAIWAGIPLVLLPFVLSLFMGAVQKGDSGSFVYQSSYKSQKGRLLLGQAPKEEIPENALYAQEKPLNGWAYLAGQDSLGSLRFWQKGERQPLSSQAFSVRTILGVEQRFFQFIDWQGSRLLLLNAHSLKRTAPIREGLQKGAQTVIAFSPDSSLSPVLYRSARARAQESGSDIILVQKKKAHHFSANGDYQALEDGQTCSPKIWSPTFFAQYGDLPGRLSIFLAAWLALASIVKPFRKK, from the coding sequence TTGGAGACGCAGCAAGCAAAAGCCCCTCTTATTTGGGCCTTAGCGGCTAGTTTGGGCAGTGGATTACTGCTGGCCTTTAGCCTTTCGACATATAGTATTCTATTGACGGCTTTCTTTGCCTTTATTCCTTTGCTTTGGCTTAGTAGAAGGCAGAGCTTTTGGCCTTTTGTAGGCTTTAGTATCTTAAGCAACCTACTTACTTTTGGCCTCTTGGCTCCTCAGGCCATAGAGACTGCAAGCCTGCCTATGGGGCTGTTTTCTTGGGCCTTTGTCAGTCTGTTGTTTAGTATTCCCTGGGCCATGCTTTGGCTGATTCATCATCGGCACAATGCCAAATTGGGCTATTGGGCTTTTGTGAGTAGCTATTTGGCGCTGGAGTGGATGCAAGGGCAGTTTAGTGGACATTGGGCAGGTTGGCAGCTAGGAAGCTTGCCCCTGCTTTTTGGAAATAGTTGGCAGGCCTTAACGGTTGTGGGTACCGGGGGCGCTAGTTTATGGATCCTCAGTCTGAATATTCAGTGGTTTCGCTTTCTATTTCCGGCCCAAGCCAAAAGTAGAAAAGGCGCTATTTGGGCCGGCATTCCTTTGGTCCTCCTTCCCTTTGTCCTCAGTTTGTTTATGGGGGCAGTGCAAAAGGGAGATTCGGGCAGTTTTGTTTATCAGTCTAGCTACAAGAGCCAAAAGGGCCGCTTACTGCTAGGCCAAGCCCCCAAAGAAGAGATTCCAGAAAATGCCCTTTATGCCCAAGAAAAGCCTTTAAATGGTTGGGCCTATTTGGCCGGACAAGATAGTTTGGGTAGCCTTCGGTTTTGGCAAAAAGGAGAGCGGCAGCCACTGAGTAGCCAAGCCTTTTCTGTTCGGACCATTTTGGGGGTAGAGCAGCGCTTTTTTCAGTTTATCGATTGGCAGGGCTCTCGCCTACTCCTGCTCAATGCCCATAGCCTAAAACGCACGGCCCCTATCCGAGAGGGCCTACAAAAAGGAGCACAAACCGTTATTGCCTTTAGTCCAGACAGCAGTTTATCGCCAGTTTTATACCGCTCGGCTAGGGCCCGTGCCCAAGAGAGTGGCAGCGATATTATTTTGGTCCAAAAAAAGAAAGCTCATCATTTTTCGGCCAATGGCGACTACCAAGCCCTAGAAGATGGCCAAACCTGCAGCCCTAAAATATGGTCCCCTACATTTTTTGCCCAATATGGCGATTTGCCTGGGCGATTGTCTATCTTTTTGGCGGCCTGGTTGGCTCTAGCCAGCATTGTCAAACCCTTCCGTAAAAAATA